AGTCCTATTTTTTATACTTCAGGTAATTTACATATAGGACATCTTTACACAAATACATTAGCTTGAGTTTTAAAAAATTACAAAATACTTAGAGGTTATGAAGCTAAATTTTTAACTGGTTCAGATGAACATGGGCAAAAAATTTTGAAAAAAGCTAATGAACTAAATATGGATGTTAAAGAATATGTAGATGCTCAAGTTGAAAAGTTTGTTGAATTATGAAAACTTGCTGAAATAGATTATGACTTTTTTTCAAGAACAACAAACAAAAATCATATGGAAATAGTGCAAAATATTTTTGAAAAATTACTTTCAAAAAAAATTATTTATAAATCTGTATACAAAGGATTATATTCTGTTAGTTCAGAAGAATTTTTAACACCTAATCAAGCAGTTGAGGAAAATGGAAAGTTTTATCATCCTGTAAGTAAAGATTTACTTATTGAATTAGAAGAAGAATCTTATTTTTTTAAAATGTCTAGTTTTCAAAAATGATTGATTAATCATTGAAAAACTAAACAAAATATTATTTTCCCAACTCAAGTTATAACTGAATTACTAAATAATTTTGTTAAAAAAAACTTAGAAGATTTATCAGTTACTAGAGTTTCTTTTGACTGAGGGATTAAAATAAAATCTGATAAAAAACATGTTATTTATGTTTGATTAGATGCTTTGTTTAACTATATTACAGCATTAAATTATTCATTAGAAAATGATAATGATTATGTAAAATTTTGAAAAAATGGTGATGAAAAAGTTCATATTATAGGAAAAGAAATTTCAAGATTTCATTGCATTTATTGACCTATTTTTTTAAATGCTTTAGATTTACCTCAACCTACTAAAATTATTGTGCATGGACTTATAAACGACTCTGAAGGTCGAAAAATGTCTAAAAGTTTAAATAATGTTGTTGATCCGATTTATTTACTAAAAAAATATTCACCAGAAGTTGTTAAATTTTATTTAAGCACTCAGTTAACAATGACTAGTGATTCTAAATTTGATGAAGAACATTTAAAAAGCATTTACAATTCTTTATTATCAAACAATTATGGTAATCTTCTTTCAAGAACAATTGCTATGGTTAAACAATCTTTTATTGATAAACCTGTAAAATACAAAGAAAATCAACTTACAAAATTAGAAAAAGAAATTTTTGATGATATTTTAAAAACAAAAGAAATATACATTAATGAAATGGATAATTTTTTAATTTCCAAAGCATATAAATCTGTGTTTGATTTTTCTAAAAAATTAAATGGTTATATAGATATAACAATGCCGTGAACACTCAAAAATAATTTAGAAAGACTTGAAGTTGTCTTAAACACTCTTTTAAATGGTATTTATTCAGTAAGTGTATTTTTAAGTATAATTTTTACAAAAAAAATAAATGAAGTAAAAAACCAGCTGAAAATAGATGATTTTTCTTTAGAAAATATAGGTAATTGAAATTTATTTGATAACATTATAGTTGAGAAAAAAGAGCCTTTATTTCAAAGAATTAGTGAAAAATAAAATCAAAAATATTAGATTTTTGACTTAAAATAATTTTTCCTAAAATTCTAGTATTAGGTTTAATTTTTAAATTAGTTGAATGAAAAAGCACAACATTAAAAACATCATTTTTGATGTTTTTTATTTCTTTTATTTTTAAGTAAAAATTTTCATTGTTTTTAGCATATTTTTGCTCTATTAAAATTTTACTATTTTTATTAATTTCATAATACAAGTTAGAATTTATTTTAAAATTCATTTGATTCTGATTATTTATTTCAATTTCAACTAAAATATTTTTTTTATAATTAATTTTATATAATAATGCTAAAACTATAAAAAAAATCATTGTAATTAATAATAATGAAAAAATTAAAATTTTAAAATTATAATTTTTGAACATTAATTTTTTTGGAATCCTTTATAAATTTATGTGAATGGGAAACTTCTACAAAAATAGCATCATTTTGAAAATCATTAATTAATATTTTTAAAGTGTCAAAATTTTCATCAGAAATATTTTCAAATGCTTCATCCAATAAAATCAAGTCATATTTTTGATTAAATAACTTTAAGAGCAAAATAATTTGTTTTTGACCCAATGAAAAATTTGATCAATCATTTTTTATTTTTTGGTTTAAATTTATTTTTCATTTTTCTAACATCTTAGTTAAATCATAATATTCAATATTTTTTACAAACACTTTTTCTTTTGTTGAATTTTTGTCAATAATAAATTCATAAACTGTTACATCTATTGATGGTGTGTTTCCAGAAATATAAATAATTTTATTTCTTAAAAAATTTTTATTTAAAAAACTTAACGCTAAATTATTAAAATAAATTCCTTTTTCAAGTTCTAAATCTAAATTTAAAATTTTCAAAAGAGTTGATTTACCTGTTCCATTATTACCAATAATGTGTATGTTTTCTTTTATTTCGAAATTTTCAATTTTTAAAATTGTTTTTAAATTATTGTATTTGTAATTTATATTATTTAAGTTTATAGTGTTAATTTTATCTAAATTATTATTTCCATTTTTTTCTTTTGGTAAAAATAAAATAAATTTTAATAAATCATAATCATTAATAAAAATCGGATAAGAAATTATTAGATCAGTTAAACTATTTAAAGGGTTTAAAAAATTAGAAATAAAAGTGATAAAAAGAATCATTGTTCCAATTTGAATATTTTTATTAATAACAAACAAACTTGAAATAAAGATACTAAAAATAGGTAAAAATTCACTTAATAAATTTTTTGCATTTTGGAACACATAATTTATTTTTCAAATAAAATTTTCTTCTTTTTTATAATCATTTAATTTTTTTTCAATATTAAATTGCAACATTTTATTAATATCTTTATTTTTTATTTTCTCAATATTTTTTATAATATCAAAAAAGCTAGAATTAAATTCTATGTTTTTTTGGTTTAAAATATTATATTTTTTATTGACAATTTTTTTATATATAAAACTAATTAAAATAAAGAAAATCCCAATTATTAATGTGATAATAAATAAATATTTATTAATTAAATACAAAACAACAGTTGAAAAAACAAAACTTACCATTTCACCAAAAAAAGAATATAAAAAATGAGAGCAATAAAAAGAAAAACCAGGAATAATTGAAAATCTTTTTATATAATCTGAAATTTCTAATTTTAATAGTTGTGAATTTTTTCCTTGTTTTATTGAAAACAAAAAATTTTTGATAATTTTATATTCAATGTTATTTTGCAGTTTTTTAATATAAATATTCTTGATAATATTTTGGCTAAATTTAAAAAGAAAAATTCATAAAAAAATAAATGATATTTTAAATAAAAGTTCCTTATCATTGAATGGCAAAATTTTTTCAATTACTGTTTTCAAGAAAAATGCACTAGAAAAATGTAAAATTGAGACTAATAAAATTGAAAAAAATAAAAAATAATGCTCTTTCTTGTTTAAAAAAGTAAAAATTCAATTTTTTGTATTTTTTATTTCAGGATTAAAAATTTTATTTGGAAAAATAATAATATCAACAAACATTTTTTCAAAATCATTAATCTTTATTTTGCGATTCCCTATTAAAGGATCAGCTATATAAAAATATTTTTTATTTTTATTTTCTAGAATTACATAATGATTGTTATCATTTTCATTAATTAACAAAATTACTGGTTCATTTAATTCTTCTTTTTTTAATGTTTCAAAATCAATATTGTATGCTTCTAATTCAATACCTCATTGAAAAGCTAAATTTTGCAAATTTTTTATAACAATTCCATCATCACTAAAAAAAGCGCTTTTTTTCAACTCGAAAAGTGATATTCACTTTTTATTATAGTGATAAAACAAAGCTTGAAATACTACTAAACCACAATCTTTTAAATCATTTTGTTTTTTTATTTTCATATTTAATAATAGATTTTTCTTTCTTTTAAAATGATAAAAAAAATAAATATAAAATTTGAGAAAAAAAAGTTTGTATTAAAAACACTTTTAATAAGGTTCAAACTTATTTTAAAAGTGTTTTTAAATAATAAATTTATTTTTTATTTTTTTAACAGACCCATACGCACTATATTGTAGGTTATTATTATGTATATTAAAAACAAAATAATTAAAGATGACACAAACAATAAAACAGATGTTGTTGTATTATATTTCTTAAATTGTCAAAAAAATAAAATTAAACTAAAAATTAAAGATTGTAAAAAAGCAATTAAATAATGAAATTTTGAATATTTATTTTTAAATCTTCTATTTTTTTTCATATTTAAATATATAAAAATTTAAAGGTTTTAAACTTAAAAAATTTTTAATTTTACATCTTGTATTACTAAAAATAAGACTCAAATTTTCATTAACAAATTGACTAATATTTTGTTGTTTTTGTGATAAATTAAAAATAAATAATCACTTTGTGTTATTTAGATTTCTCTTAAAAACAAATAAATTAGAATTTGATTTTAAAAAAGTAATTTTTCCATTTGTAAGAATTTCATTATTTTTTCTTAAATAAATTAAATTTTTGTAAAATCAAACTACTGATTTTTTATTGCTAATTTGATTATCTAAATTAATTTGTTTGAAACTAGATGAAACGTTTATTCATGGTTTGTGAAAACTAAAACCAGCATTTTTACTTCCATTTCATTGAAAAGGAGTTCTCGAATTATCTCTGCTAAATTTTGAAATAATTTTTAAAATTTTATTTTTTCCCATACTATCAATGTTTTGTTTATAAAAATTTAATGTTTCAACATCATTATAATTTTCTATTTTTTTAAAGTTTGGATTTATCATACCAATTTCTTCACCTTGATAAATATAAGGAGTACCATAAAGCGTAAATATTAAACCACTAAATAATGTCGAAGATTCAAATCAAAATTTTTTTATATTTCCAAAACGGGAATTTGATCTAGGTTGGTCATGATTATTAAAAAATAAAGCAATATTTGCATTATTTTTAAAAAAAGTTTTTTGTCATTCAATCAAAATATTTTTAAATTCTGACTTATTTCATTTTTTAAAATTCCATTTTTGATTATTTTTGTAATCTAACTTAAGATGGTGAAAGTTAAAAATCATCGAAAGTTGGTCATAATTTTCATTTGAATGTTTTACTGCTTCTAAAATATTTGTAGAAGACATTTCACCAACACTAATAATTTTATTTGTTTTTAAAAAAGTATTTTTATTTAGTTCTTTCAAAAAAAATGATAAATTTGGACCATCTGTATAAAATTCTTTACCATCATTTTTTAATGAAATACATTTTGTAAAATTATTAGGTTTTGAAATTAAATTAATAACATCAAATCTAAAACCCTTAACCCCTAAAGAACTTCAATAGTTGACAATTTTAAAAATTTCTTTTCTTAATAAAGGATTATTTCAATTTAAATCAGCTTGTGTTTTGTCAAATAAAGCTAAATTTCATTTGTTCATCTCTTTATTAAAATTTCAAGCACTACCACCAAATTTTGACTTTCAATTATTAGGTGGTTCATTGTTGATGTTGTTTTCAAAAAAATAAAATTTTTGATATTTTTTAACATTTTTCAGTGCTTTTTGAAATCAAACATGTGATGTTGAACTATGATTGAATACCATATCTATCATTATTTCTATATTTTTTTCTTTCGCTTTGTTGATTAATTCTTTAAAATCATTAATTGTTCCAAAAACTGGATCAATTTCATAATAATTACTTACATCATAAAAATTGTCTTTTTTTGGTGATTTAAAAATTGGAGTTATTCAAATAACATCTATACCTAACCACTCTAAATAATCTAGTTTTGAAATAATTCCTTTTAAATCACCAAAACCATCATTATTAAAGTCTTTGAAAGATAAAGGATAAATTTGATAAATAATTTTATTTCTAAAATTCATTTTTAAGTCTTAATTTTTTGTTAAAAAATTTTAGTTTTGAAAAAATAAAACTTAATGTTATTGTTGAAGCTATAACTACTAACATTGTTATAGCAAATCATAAAAATCCACTACCAGGTAAAGTATAAACATCATTTACTTGTGATTTTGTTTGAATTGATAAAATTCCAAAAATACCTCCTGATCCTATACCATTTGAGGTAATACCAAAAATTGTTAATAACAATGAACCAAGTGCACTTGAAAAAATTGCTGCAAAAAATAGAAATATTTTTTTAAGATTTATTCCATACATAGCAGGTTCTGTGACACCTAATCAACAAGAAATAAAAGCAGATAAAGATTGTTCTCTGATTTTTTTGTCTTTTTTATTTAACATAACAAATGCTAGTGCAGCTGCTCCTTGAGCTATGTTGCTA
This Mesomycoplasma neurolyticum DNA region includes the following protein-coding sequences:
- a CDS encoding alpha,alpha-phosphotrehalase, which produces MNFRNKIIYQIYPLSFKDFNNDGFGDLKGIISKLDYLEWLGIDVIWITPIFKSPKKDNFYDVSNYYEIDPVFGTINDFKELINKAKEKNIEIMIDMVFNHSSTSHVWFQKALKNVKKYQKFYFFENNINNEPPNNWKSKFGGSAWNFNKEMNKWNLALFDKTQADLNWNNPLLRKEIFKIVNYWSSLGVKGFRFDVINLISKPNNFTKCISLKNDGKEFYTDGPNLSFFLKELNKNTFLKTNKIISVGEMSSTNILEAVKHSNENYDQLSMIFNFHHLKLDYKNNQKWNFKKWNKSEFKNILIEWQKTFFKNNANIALFFNNHDQPRSNSRFGNIKKFWFESSTLFSGLIFTLYGTPYIYQGEEIGMINPNFKKIENYNDVETLNFYKQNIDSMGKNKILKIISKFSRDNSRTPFQWNGSKNAGFSFHKPWINVSSSFKQINLDNQISNKKSVVWFYKNLIYLRKNNEILTNGKITFLKSNSNLFVFKRNLNNTKWLFIFNLSQKQQNISQFVNENLSLIFSNTRCKIKNFLSLKPLNFYIFKYEKK
- a CDS encoding Mbov_0121 family peptidase domain-containing ABC transporter, which produces MKIKKQNDLKDCGLVVFQALFYHYNKKWISLFELKKSAFFSDDGIVIKNLQNLAFQWGIELEAYNIDFETLKKEELNEPVILLINENDNNHYVILENKNKKYFYIADPLIGNRKIKINDFEKMFVDIIIFPNKIFNPEIKNTKNWIFTFLNKKEHYFLFFSILLVSILHFSSAFFLKTVIEKILPFNDKELLFKISFIFLWIFLFKFSQNIIKNIYIKKLQNNIEYKIIKNFLFSIKQGKNSQLLKLEISDYIKRFSIIPGFSFYCSHFLYSFFGEMVSFVFSTVVLYLINKYLFIITLIIGIFFILISFIYKKIVNKKYNILNQKNIEFNSSFFDIIKNIEKIKNKDINKMLQFNIEKKLNDYKKEENFIWKINYVFQNAKNLLSEFLPIFSIFISSLFVINKNIQIGTMILFITFISNFLNPLNSLTDLIISYPIFINDYDLLKFILFLPKEKNGNNNLDKINTINLNNINYKYNNLKTILKIENFEIKENIHIIGNNGTGKSTLLKILNLDLELEKGIYFNNLALSFLNKNFLRNKIIYISGNTPSIDVTVYEFIIDKNSTKEKVFVKNIEYYDLTKMLEKWKINLNQKIKNDWSNFSLGQKQIILLLKLFNQKYDLILLDEAFENISDENFDTLKILINDFQNDAIFVEVSHSHKFIKDSKKINVQKL
- a CDS encoding MAG1140 family protein, encoding MIFFIVLALLYKINYKKNILVEIEINNQNQMNFKINSNLYYEINKNSKILIEQKYAKNNENFYLKIKEIKNIKNDVFNVVLFHSTNLKIKPNTRILGKIILSQKSNIFDFIFH
- the metG gene encoding methionine--tRNA ligase, which produces MQKNKKTFFITSPIFYTSGNLHIGHLYTNTLAWVLKNYKILRGYEAKFLTGSDEHGQKILKKANELNMDVKEYVDAQVEKFVELWKLAEIDYDFFSRTTNKNHMEIVQNIFEKLLSKKIIYKSVYKGLYSVSSEEFLTPNQAVEENGKFYHPVSKDLLIELEEESYFFKMSSFQKWLINHWKTKQNIIFPTQVITELLNNFVKKNLEDLSVTRVSFDWGIKIKSDKKHVIYVWLDALFNYITALNYSLENDNDYVKFWKNGDEKVHIIGKEISRFHCIYWPIFLNALDLPQPTKIIVHGLINDSEGRKMSKSLNNVVDPIYLLKKYSPEVVKFYLSTQLTMTSDSKFDEEHLKSIYNSLLSNNYGNLLSRTIAMVKQSFIDKPVKYKENQLTKLEKEIFDDILKTKEIYINEMDNFLISKAYKSVFDFSKKLNGYIDITMPWTLKNNLERLEVVLNTLLNGIYSVSVFLSIIFTKKINEVKNQLKIDDFSLENIGNWNLFDNIIVEKKEPLFQRISEK